Proteins encoded in a region of the Solanum dulcamara chromosome 9, daSolDulc1.2, whole genome shotgun sequence genome:
- the LOC129902700 gene encoding cell division control protein 2 homolog D — translation MEAAKNVGKSASAMEAFEKLEKVGEGTYGKVYRARDRVTGKIVALKKTRLHEDEEGVPPTTLREISLLRMLSRDPHIVRLMDVKQGQNKEGKTVLYLVFEYMDTDVKKFIRTFRAKGETMPPNIVKSLMYQLCKGVAFCHGHGVLHRDLKPHNLLMDRKTNVLKLADFGLGRAYTLPIKKYTHEILTLWYRAPEVLLGATHYSTAVDMWSVGCIFAELVTNQALFPGDSELQQLLHIFRLLGTPNEELWPGVSKLVNWHEYPQWKPQPLSTVVPGLDEDGIHLLTEMLHYEPSKRISAKKAMEHPYFDDLDKTPL, via the exons ATGGAGGCTGCTAAAAATGTTGGTAAGAGTGCATCGGCGATGGAGGCATTCGAGAAGCTGGAAAAGGTTGGGGAGGGTACCTATGGAAAGGTGTACAGAGCGAGAGATAGGGTTACTGGCAAAATTGTTGCGCTGAAGAAGACGAGGCTTCATGAGGACGAAGAAGGTGTTCCTCCAACTACTCTTCGCGAGATCTCACTCCTCAGAATGCTCTCAAGGGATCCCCACATTGTTAG GCTTATGGATGTTAAACAAGGGCAAAACAAAGAAGGAAAGACTGTTCTTTACTTGGTCTTTGAGTACATGGATACTGATGTCAAGAAGTTTATTCGTACTTTCCGTGCAAAAGGAGAAACTATGCCCCCTAACATTGTCAAG AGCTTGATGTACCAGCTCTGCAAAGGGGTTGCTTTCTGCCATGGCCATGGTGTGTTGCACAG GGATCTGAAACCACACAATCTTCTGATGGACCGCAAGACGAATGTGCTCAAATTAGCAGATTTTGGACTTGGCAGAGCTTATACTCTGCCCATCAAGAAGTACACGCATGAG ATATTAACCCTGTGGTATAGAGCCCCTGAGGTTCTTCTTGGAGCTACTCATTACTCCACAGCAGTGGACATGTGGTCTGTTGGTTGTATATTTG CTGAACTAGTGACAAACCAAGCCCTCTTCCCAGGAGACTCGGAGCTGCAACAACTGCTTCACATTTTCAG ATTGCTCGGTACTCCTAACGAAGAACTCTGGCCTGGGGTGAGCAAGTTAGTTAACTGGCATGAATACCCACAATGGAAACCACAGCCACTCTCAACTGTTGTCCCTGGTCTAGATGAAGATGGGATTCACCTTCTCACT GAGATGTTGCATTATGAGCCGTCTAAGAGGATTTCAGCAAAGAAAGCGATGGAGCATCCCTATTTTGATGATCTCGACAAAACTCCTCTCTGA
- the LOC129903396 gene encoding kinetochore protein NUF2 homolog: MSRFDYPTLPRQDIIAVLAEAQIASVSDEDLIKPTPDFVTKLYSSILLHIDTLQDDHDQVDFSALEHLENPDLHVDSFRTINLFHKIREMLVALDCPEIFTLRDLIKPDPDRTRFFVGAILNFCLHRDTKLNAIRPIVEDLTLIDEQRLALEARISQLYEEIAVQNESREREMPLVQEIDSNVKELRQAISGLNNHQVSLKASIRKLKERAKEMDEKISNADFALVQAVHDNANLRSKIVQSPDKLQRALEEKKSFQAEIRNAERAAMQSFQNKTAILEVYTKAYKKMSKNFNQMQAIQEQVNSTKSIEKDVKVLKLKLSDEEVQEKSLEAKLVVRQGKADQLEELRKQLEKEKNLSYEEAAKELKNVKLEVESKRHGLKARENDLEGVLAEADAITEKINSVRESGASKCQELGRNCEEVIAEFYRHSNSIRDLLPYIEVDQTSC, from the exons ATGTCGAGATTTGATTACCCAACACTCCCCCGACAAGACATCATCGCTGTATTAGCCGAAGCTCAAATAGCCTCCGTCTCCGACGAAGATCTCATCAAACCCACTCCCGACTTTGTCACTAAACTCTACTCCAGCATTCTTCTTCATATCGACACTCTACA GGATGATCATGACCAGGTGGATTTCTCGGCTCTGGAGCACCTTGAGAACCCGGATCTTCATGTTGACTCTTTTCGGACCATTAATTTGTTTCATAAGATAAGGGAGATGTTGGTTGCTTTGGATTGTCCAGAGATATTTACTCTAAGGGATTTGATCAAGCCTGACCCTGATCGCACCCGCTTCTTTGTCGGAGCCATCCTCAACTTTTGTCTTCACAG GGACACTAAATTAAATGCTATAAGACCGATTGTGGAAGATCTGACTCTCATTGATGAACAACGACTCGCTCTGGAGGCTAGAATATCTCAG TTATATGAAGAGATTGCAGTACAAAATGAATCAAGAGAAAGGGAGATGCCTTTGGTTCAAGAAATAGATTCTAATGTTAAGGAACTGAGGCAAGCAATTTCTGGTCTTAACAATCACCAAGTGTCCTTGAAGGCCTCAATAAGAAAACTTAAGGAGAGGGCTAAAGAGATGGATGAAAAG ATTTCTAATGCTGACTTTGCATTGGTACAAGCTGTTCATGACAATGCCAATTTACGCTCTAAGATTGTCCAATCACCAGATAAGCTTCAG AGAGCCCTGGAGGAAAAGAAATCATTTCAAGCTGAGATAAGGAATGCTGAAAGAGCAGCAATGCAGtcttttcaaaataaaactGCAATTCTTGAGGTTTATACGAAG GCTTACAAGAAAATGTCCAAGAACTTCAATCAGATGCAGGCTATACAGGAGCAG GTTAATTCAACTAAATCTATTGAGAAAGATGTAAAGGTTCTCAAACTAAAGCTGAGTGATGAAGAAGTACAGGAAAAGTCCCTTGAAGCTAAACTAGTTGTAAGGCAAGGAAAAG CGGACCAATTGGAAGAATTAAGAAAGcaattagagaaagaaaaaaatcttaGTTATGAGGAGGCTGCCAAAGAATTGAAAAATGTAAAGTTGGAAGTGGAATCAAAGAGGCATGGTCTTAAAGCAAGGGAAAATGACTTGGAAGGTGTACTTGCAGAG GCGGATGCAATAACTGAAAAAATCAACTCAGTAAGGGAGTCTGGAGCATCAAAATGCCAAGAATTGGGCCGTAATTGCGAAGAAGTCATAGCAGAG TTTTATCGCCACTCAAACTCAATCAGAGACTTGCTACCGTACATTGAAGTGGACCAGACAAGTTGTTGA
- the LOC129903397 gene encoding AT-rich interactive domain-containing protein 5-like — translation MDKSDVEMEDAESKVHDVDKTLVDSLDSSLKPEGAGQQSTESLVECQDTAKTETQLQNNHSETEVKSPIPAENGNGDQKSNVVEGEGIVNDDTMDQTDSKAAVEDQGNAASETANQSDTIGQPKTQGNTVGDDQNNATGGTEGQTIIEKKEGDLDADVASKKEEPIENVAHHDTEGVNMQVHEELPANEVGESGKEVKEVHQAENSIKDVHQNGNDMMVDEQKKVEHKTDTACVVADRDDRSNELSESKDDVKNTAIANMPEPATPNLSVKCYSAKTGQHTREASNKIFDESKMADDDVDDDDWNDDGSPEDQAVFMRELESFYRERAMDFKPPRFYGHPLNCLKLWRSVIRLGGYDRVTGSKLWRQVGESFNPPKTCTTVSWTFRIFYEKALLEYERHKTQSGKLQLPIAALPEAGVDNEGNGNQTPGSGRARRDAAARAMQGWHEQRLLGSGEVGEPIVKDKNANNTPKREKNFKSIGSIKHKRPNEVEHPSKVARTETSKQLVTTVVDLGPPADWVKINVRETKDCFEIYALVPGLLREEVRVQSDPAGRLVITGQPEQLDNPWGITAFKKVVSLPARIDPLQTSAVVSLHGRLFVRVPFA, via the exons ATGGATAAGAGTGACGTCGAGATGGAGGATGCCGAAAGCAAGGTCCATGATGTCGACAAGACTCTGGTAGACTCGCTTGATTCCAGTTTGAAACCTGAAGGGGCTGGCCAACAGTCCACCGAGTCACTGGTGGAGTGCCAAGACACTGCTAAAACAGAGACACAACTCCAAAATAACCACTCTGAGACTGAGGTTAAGAGCCCAATTCCTGCTGAAAATGGGAACGGAGACCAGAAAAGTAATGTGGTGGAAGGTGAAGGCATTGTTAATGATGATACAATGGACCAGACTGATTCAAAGGCTGCGGTAGAGGACCAGGGGAATGCTGCAAGTGAGACAGCGAACCAAAGTGACACTATAGGCCAGCCAAAGACTCAAGGCAATACGGTAGGCGATGACCAAAACAATGCTACTGGTGGAACAGAAGGACAAACCATAATTGAGAAAAAAGAAGGGGATCTTGATGCAGATGTGGCTTCCAAGAAGGAAGAACCTATTGAAAATGTTGCACACCATGATACCGAAGGTGTAAACATGCAGGTACATGAGGAGCTACCTGCTAATGAAGTAGGTGAGAGCGGAAAAGAGGTGAAGGAAGTTCATCAGGCTGAGAACTCGATCAAAGATGTTCATCAGAATGGGAATGATATGATGGTTGATGAACAGAAGAAAGTGGAACATAAAACTGATACTGCATGTGTTGTCGCTGATCGTGATGATAGATCGAATGAGTTGTCAGAGTCAAAAGACGATGTTAAGAATACTGCTATTGCAAACATGCCCGAGCCAGCCACTCCAAATTTGTCGGTGAAATGTTACTCTGCAAAAACTGGTCAGCATACTAGGGAAGCATCAAATAAGATCTTTGATGAATCAAAG ATGGCTGATGATGACGTTGACGATGATGATTGGAATGATGATGGATCACCAGAGGATCAAGCCGTATTTATGAGAGAACTTGAAAGTTTTTACAGGGAGAGAGCGATGGATTTTAAACCACCTAGGTTTTATGGGCATCCACTTAATTGCCTGAA GTTGTGGAGATCTGTGATCAGATTGGGTGGCTATGATCGG gtTACTGGATCCAAGTTATGGAGGCAAGTTGGCGAATCATTTAATCCCCCCAA GACTTGCACAACTGTGTCCTGGACATTCCGCATTTTTTATGAGAAG GCACTTTTAGAATATGAAAGGCATAAGACGCAAAGCGGCAAGCTTCAACTTCCTATTGCTGCTCTTCCTGAAGCAGGTGTTGACAATGAG GGAAATGGTAATCAAACTCCCGGATCAGGCAGGGCGAGAAGAGATGCTGCTGCTCGTGCTATGCAAGGATGGCATGAGCAACGTCTTCTTGGTTCTGGCGAGGTTGGGGAGCCAATTGTAAAG GACAAGAATGCCAACAATACGCCAAAGCGTGAGAAGAATTTCAAAAGCATTG GTTCTATAAAACACAAGAGACCAAATGAAGTGGAACACCCTTCGAAAGTGGCACGAACAGAAACATCTAAGCA GTTGGTTACAACAGTTGTTGATTTGGGACCTCCAGCTGATTGGGTAAAAATCAACGTGCGAGAAACA AAAGATTGTTTTGAGATCTATGCTCTGGTGCCTGGGCTTTTGAGAGAGGAG GTGCGAGTTCAATCTGATCCTGCTGGCCGTCTGGTCATAACTGGTCAGCCGGAGCAACTTGACAACCCTTGGGGTATTACCGCTTTCAAAAAG